In the genome of Fusarium poae strain DAOMC 252244 chromosome 1, whole genome shotgun sequence, the window TTCATCGTTCTCCTTGTCGGATTCGTCGCCTCCGGTCTTATCAGCTTGGTCCGAGGGCGTTGACGCTTTCTCGGCAGGCTTAGCAGCACCAAAGAGGTTGGAAGTGGTGGTGGGTTTGTTGACAAACAAAGAGCTTGTAGGCGCCGAAGTGGTCTTTCCAAAGAGAGAGGTAGCCTGGCTTGTAGAAGCAGGGGCAGACGGAGCAAATTTGATGGGCGTAGTGCTGGGGTTCCAGGTTTGGTCAGCAAGCTTCGGGAAAGGCTTCTCAGCCGGTGCCTCAGCCTTATCCTCAACCCGCACGGGTTGCCCATCAGTATCCTTGGTGACTCGGTCAAACAGACTTCGGCCAGGGGTGCTCTCTCTAGTACCAGGGGCACTAGATCCAGCGGCCAGGCCACTGGAGGGAGCAGTCTTTTGTCCAAATAAACCATTGCCGGCCTGAGAAGCGGTTTCGGCACCACTCGCTGCCGCACTTGGCTCATCGCCCTGGCTATCATCCTCTGCATCAGAGTCGGCCTCGCTCTCGGCATCAGCATCAACACCGCTGTTCTTGGCCGAGCTGGCGTCAGAAAGGTAACCAAATATGTTGCCACCAGAGGCGCCAGTAGTGCTGGTGGGTTTGGGGTTCTGGAAAATACTGCGAGCGAGAGAGCTGCCGGATCCATTGGTCTTGTTGAAGGCAAAGGGATTGGGTTTGGCAGCAGCGTTATCGTCGGCGGGCTTGGTAGAAGGCTTAAGGGGAGAGCTGACAGGAGTAGTGGATGACTTGTTGGCGATCTTCTCGAAAAGGGATTTGGCAGCGGACGCTTGGCCCTTCTGTATCTTGGATGGCTGGCCATCAGCTTCATCACTGATAGATGACCTTCGCTTGTTTTTGCCCAGGGTAGATGCAGGGACAGAGACAGGAGCTGGCGCCGGCGCTTGTTGCTCCTGGACATCCTCCTCAGGCTCGGGAGCACGTCGCTTGCTGTTGGTGGAAGAGTCCTTCATATCggtatcctcatcatccgccTTACGCTTCTTGGCTGCTGTGACCTTGGTGGGAGTGGGCTCGTCATTGTCCTCCTCTGGTTCGGGAAGACCATGTTCACGGCGCCATCTCTTGAGGACATCTTTAGAGGGCTTGACGTTCTGGAATTCGTAGAGACCGTACCGCAGAAGAATAATGCTCCTGCTCTTCTCAAACTCCTTTGCGAAGTTAATGACGTTTAGCTTCCAATCCTTGTTGGAGAAGATCTCGTTGGCTGCGTATTTAAGTCGTCGAAGATCGAGGATGCAGAAAAATTGCCGTCGCTGCTCGTCATCAAAGTCAGGAGGGCACAGATGGGAGAGGAATTGGTCGGCGTAGATGGAGCCCTTGTTGTTCCAATCTTGAGGAATCTTCCTCGTCAGAACCTCCCCAGATAGCTCAGGATCGGGGTCCGCGATACGCATGTGGAAGAGATCTTTGGAAGTAGTCTTGGCTGCCATGCCCCGGGGGGTAGCCTGCGCGGTCGACTCTCGAAAGACACGGTTCGGCTCGGGGGTGGCGCCGGGAGCGAACACCTTCTTTGGGGTGTTTTGAGGAATGCTCGGAGAGAAAGGAGTCATGGAAGGACTGTCGGTTGTGGATGCCCGGAAAATATTCCGGGCGGTAGAGATTGTTGATCTGTTGAGGCTGCTTGCTGGCTGTTCATCGCGAGTCGTCAACATCCTCCGCGACGGCGCACTCTGAGGAACGCCGAGGCGGCTGCTCTTTAATGGCGTTGAGACGTAGCCGCGCCTCGCAAAAGGCAGCGCAGGACGCGGTCGAGGCGTGCTCTTGCCGGCCTCGGCGAGCTCGTTGTCGCCGGGAATAGAGAAGGTAACCATTTTGCGTGATGGTGGATGAAAGGAGGTAGAGGTAGAAAAAAAGTTTGTAAGGGGAGGGAGTGATGATAAACCACGATCGGGGGACAAGACCAGATGGTcgcgttttttttttttaattaaaaactCGACAGAGTGCGCGAGGTCAGGCAGGCGATGTGACCTGAGGACAAAAAAGGGGATATAAAACAAAGGGCAGATGGAAAGAATTGATGAGAAACAATCAAGATGCAGCTAGAGAAGCTGTTCTTGTCGATAAGCGATGCGGCTTTGATGAGAGCGCAGTCGCATATGTTATAAGCCCGGGGTCGCCCTGGGAAACCGTCACGAAAATATGAGAGGAGTTGTACGAATGGATGTTTTGACCGTGCGTTGAGCTGGGGGGACGACTGCTAAATGAGCTGCTGCTGACCCTCCTTGGAAAAAATAATTATGGGCCcactcaactcaactgcTCACAGCATCCATTGGAAAAGGTAGTCCACAAGGTACCTCACCACAGTAGATTCTCAGGCACCAAAAAAAACCGGTTGCAACCACTTCAGCTTCCACTTTGACCAAACCAAAGACATCATGCTGCGTCTTTTCAGTGGAGGTCGGCGGCAAGCAGTCCCCGTGACTGGACTACATCATGGATTTCTTTCAAGGTACAAAGGGACCGTGAACTTAGTTTGGTCTACTTGAAGGGTGATGAATGTCTTGTATGCAAATGGACTCCCACCCACGAGCTTTAATCTTTTAGAACTACTAATCTGTATCATTTCAACTTCCTCATTCCGCCAAGACTACTTCACTCGTTATAGAAGCTGATTGTGCATCAGCGTCGGGCCTCAAACCGGAGACTGCGAACGCTGTGACTGCTTATGCACGCCTCACATGTACTTTACAAAGAATCCATCACCACACCACACCACACACATTTCACTTCCAACCGAAAAGAAAAATGTTAAAATATCAAGTTCCATTGTTTCTTTCCTTGCTGACTACTGGCTACAAAAGGAGCGTGGGTCTCTACGGACCAATTTCGAATGGTACCAGATTCGCGGATGACTGGTGACGATTCATTCCCAGCCATACTGCATGGTTTTTCGTAGATTTTGTCGTTGTTGACGACACATGCGGACAATAAAGAAGAAATAGTACAGAGTAAAGAGGGGAAATCAACAAAAAGCTTGACTGACACAAAAAACATCAAATCCGTAACCCCATATCCGTTCCCAATAAATCAGTTTCGCGCTCACTTGGTGGCAAGTCTCTTCTTTTGCTCCTCCAAATATTCTTCGTCGGACGCATCCAGAATATCGTACTCCTCGTCCGTCATGAAACCCTCCTCGGAGCAGTCCCACTCGTCATCGATGTTAACAGACTCCTTGGGCTCCTCAACGGGCACAGAAACAGCAGCCTCATGAATGCTTGCCATAGGCGActccttctccagcttgGGGAAGATCATTTGGCTAGAGGCTTGGCTCTCATCCTCCTGCTTGGTCTCCTCGACGGGTGCGGTATCCTCCTCCTTAacctcaggctcaggcttgGCCTTAGGTTCATCCTTGACAACACGGACGTTGACGTCGCACCACAGTCGGTGGCCAAATTTCTCGCCACTGGGGGTTGTCAGGCGCCAGTaagagatgaccttgccagGGCGAGCGGGTGTTCGGAGCAGAACAGTGAAGGGGAACTCTTGGCCGGGACCAAGAGGAGCATAGCATACAGTAGATTCCGAAGCCGACATGAGCTCGGAGATGCCAGCGGGATGGTTGGAGTCTACATGTCCCATGTAGTCACCACTGACAAACCTGACAGAGCAGCCAGCGGGCCAGTTTTCGTTACCCTCATTGCGAAGGGTCCATGTCTGCTGGAAGTTGTGGTTGGGAGGTAGGATAGTGCCATCAGGAATGGTCTCGCGAACGAAAACACCCTTAAGTTCAGGCACAGGGGATGGGGTGGGAGGagcttccttcttgatctcgggCTCAGGTTTCTTAATGGTCACCTTGGCAGGAGCAGGCTCAGAAGGCTTAACATCAACAATCGTGCGGACAGCGTTGATAGAGTTGCTGCGAACTGGCGGGATGGTCTCAGTAGCCTTAGAAATAGTCTGGCGATCACCCATTTCAGGCATGCGCATACCCTCAGGTGTCTCGCCAGTGCTCGTGACACTGACGGCACGGACAGGAGTCTTGAACTGAATCAAGGGGTGAGTCTTGTTGTGCTTGTTATCAGGGCTAGCCTCGCAGTTGGCACAGAAATCCAAGTCGTTGCAGATCGCGCACTTGTATCGGGTGCCACGAATGTAGGAAGGATAAGCGTTACGTCCATTGCAAAGAGGTCCATCACAGCAGATGCCAACGTGAACAGCTGCTGGAGCACGGAAGCGGACATCCGTGAGAGACTCGTAGATAGGCGCAAATCGGTGGCCAGGGTGACTGGTCCTGACAGTCTTGATGCAGTTGGCACAGTAGTCCCAATCAGGGCAATCAAGACACTTGTGGCGAACGCCAAAGATGTTCTGGTCGCAGCCATCACAAATAGCGTGATGCATGTGGTTGCGTCCAGGGCTCATCTTGACTTCGATGTGGCCAGGCATCTTGGTCCCCTTCACAGCAGGGGCGAAACTGTGCTTGGGGTGGTGACCATGAGAGTCCTTAGCAAAGCATGACTGGCAAAGATCAAAGTCCTCGCACACACAACAATGAAGGAACTCGGCCTCGGGGTGTTCTGATATTATGTTAGCTTCAAATTGCTGATGATGTTTATTTAGATACATACCTTGGACACAGCAGTTGCATGTTCGCATAATGCCAGGCAACGCGGAAGAAGCAGGGAGCGGCTCGGAGAGAGCTTTGGGGAGTGGCACATGTTGGGCCTTGGGCTCAATCTTGGTCTCCACGATAGTCTCGACCTTGACCTcggacttgggcttgggcttagGGGCGATCGTCTCAGTGGTACTTTGAACCAACAGTCCGTCGACAGTTGATCGTTTAATCAACCAGTGGTCTCGGCCATGGCAGGTAATGCCTTGTTCTACGCAAGACTGACAGAGGTCAAAGTCGCCGTCGTCGCAGGTGGAGCAATGATAATGGACATTGGGGATGTTCTTCTCGCAGCTGTTACAGCAGACAGCAAAGCTAGTGCCAGTCGTAGGACATAGGATGGGGCAAGGGAAGGCCGAAGGTGCAGAAGGCCTGGGAAGATAGCAGGTTTGTTGCTGCTCCTTGGCAAGGTTGAATGTTGAGGGCGAAGACAGCGGCATTGATGTTCGGTCCATCAAGCTAGCAAGTCGGCTCTCAAACTCCTGGCGGAAATCTTGTCGTTCTCCAATATATCTTGCCGCGCCGTTGAGATCAGCCGCGTTGTAAGTGCGGGACAGAGGGTTGATGCGAACGGGAAGAGTCGTCTCGGGCGGCGTGACATCTGATGCTGGGGTTGGCGCAGGGGCCTCGGCGGCGGGTGTAGGAGCTGGGCTGGCCTCCTCAGCGGCCTCAACAATCTCTCGAGGAGGCTCATCTAGACTGACAGGAACTGGGGCCGATGCGGAAGACTCGGGCTCATCCTCGACACTGACAGGTTTGGGTACTGTAGGCTTGGGCTGCTCCTTTACAGTAACACGGATCTTGAGCTTGGACTTCGCCTTTGCAGCGCGGTAGAGCTGCTTGTAAATGGGAATGTTTCCTAGCTCGAGAAGAACAAAAGAAGCTGCAGAGTCTGAGTATCTCTCAAATGCGACCTCGGCGTCTGCAGGAATATGCAAGAAATTGCGGATCTGACACCATGTTAGTCGTCATCCAGAGAAACAAATAACCGTCATCATTCTGCTGCGAAACAGATTATGCCAACGTATCGCTCGAAGGCGATGGGAACAGCTTATTAACGTACGTTAGATTCAAGAGGTCCTGGGATCATATCTCGAAGAGGCATCTTGGTGCGGCGGGTGATGCCCTCGAACATCACCTTTACGGTGATGTTGTGGTCGAGACTCGAGGCATGCGCTGCGGACGCCATGTTCGCGATGGTCCGGTGCGGCTACTGTAGAAGAGAAATAGTTAGAGGCAAATACTTGTTGTATCCAGTCCGCAATAGACGCAAACGATAAAATGAAGAAGCGACGATTGCGGATGGTGGATTCGGAGTCTTACAGGCAATCTACAATTGAGTCTGGGGCGGTGACGACCCGAGATACTGATGGTGTTATCAGTGGTCGAGATAAGCAATCAGCGGTGACGAAGCGACCGACGACCGTCGTAAAGTCGCCGATAATAACACTCTTCGTTAAGAAAACAATGCGGAGAATTAATGGGGAAATGATTCGAAGGTTAAAAGGAAATGACTTATtgatgatggaaagaagagtaATGTAGATGGAGAAggaaagagaaggaggatgaagatgaggcgggagaggaagaagtagTAATACAATGGAAGCTTCCGCTGTACACAGGCCTGAGCTGCCTGTAGCCTGCCTCAGTACctagtaggttagtaggtaggtaggctgCCCGGCTTGGACGCGCTGTGCTGCAAGTAACCCAGCAGTGATGCCCGGTATCTAAGGTTACCTCCTAGATTGGAGAGCCGAGACTACACTGTACTGTGAATCCGCTGGCTCCGTGTCACGTCAGGGAGAAAAGGGTACCTGGAGACTACAAGCTTAAGCCACACGCAACCATACAAGTGTTCGTTTAAGCCAAGGTAGCGTGGCAGTATACGCGGCGGCTTGAATCAACACTCCAACTGTAACCTGTAGCGGCTGGAACAGAAATCTCCCTGCACCAGGTGATGGCCGGGGGGATGGTCCGGGCTGGGGGCTTGGCCTGGGCTGCCTTCGATGCTGAGGGGGGCTGGTCGATCAGGGCACTTTTTCGGCCTTAGCGCAGGACTAGAGTCACCTATCAAGGATGATGTGAGCTCCCGTATTGACAGACGAGCTTCGTCAATGGACGGATGGCGATAAACGCAACCATGGGGcaaaaggtaaaaaagatGCAGGCAATActgatgatgacgagttCTGGTCTGGCTGGGTCGCACCAAGGTACCTCTAGCATTGAGTTTTCTAGCGAGGTCGGGCTTTGTTCCAGTACCGACAAGGCAATCGTGGGAGCTGGATCATTTCTCTACCTGACCACGGCTCGATTTCGTGTCTTGCTGTGCTACCACAAATATATACACAACTGGATAATCCGGCAAACGATGAATCAATACATTAGTAGAAAAcagaggcaggcaggcaggcaggtaGGTAAACGTAAGTGACTTCTGCTTACAGTAAATACCTGGTTATCCTGTGACCTGTGAGCATGGTGGAGCTGGCTGATTCGATCCAGAACATGAGGTTCTCTATTGGACAGAAGGAAAGAGAGCACGACTAATGTAGGTATCGAACAACAACGTCGTTCAACTACTAGGTAAGCTTTCACTCCTTATAGAGTTTCGCCGAGAGGTTGATTAACGGTGCGGTTGAAATGAGCCTCTTTGATCCAATAAAAAGCCAACTGCACGGCATTCATTTTTACATGTGAGCTCACATCGAAAGAACAGTTGTTCACCGTCTGTAACGAATATTCCGTCAGGTCAAGTCTAATTTAGTCACTTGGCTTGGGTCTTTAAAACTCCCCCGGATTGAAAATAGTGGAGAGTGGAACTAAATGCAGCTGTGGAGTTGAGTGGCTTGAAAGTGAAGAAGCGGAGAACTACATCAGCTCGACTTGACCTGCGATAGGTCGAGAGCCTCTTGGATGCCCTGTCGCGACCCCAGACACTATCTCCGGTCAGGTACCACATGACGACAAAACACCACACGCAACGCGATGCCCGTCTTCACCTCACCGACGCCGCCCTCCACGGAACTATTGGATGCTCAAAAGGTCACAGACTTAGACTCAGGGTCATGGTCACCATGGCGGCATGGCCCCAGAGTCTTGAACTTTGGAGAGCAAGAGAGCCATCTTCCCCGCTTTCAAGCCAACTCTGTCTGGGTCTGGCCGCATATAGCTTAACCTGAGTTTGTCGATCGGTCTTCTCTCGGCTTATGTACCTACTATTACCTATTCTTGTTTTGTTTCAGCACCACAATGCGGAAACCATAATAGAACCACAAGTTCGGGTCAGTCAACACACACTCCGACACTCGACAGGCTCACGTCGACTGTAGATCAGTAGCCAAATAAACTTGGTCAGCTTGTCTTGTTTGTCGGGTTCGAGACCAAACATGTTATTAGAATAGTGACACATTGCCCCAGTGCAACTGCTGTCCTAGGCAGAGAGGGTGCATCATTGTGTCCGGCTGGTCTCAGAGTAGCAGTACGCGTGCTCCCTGTCGCCTAACCTGTCCGTCGCTCTCGCCGGTGCCTGGAGAAGTAGCTGACTTGATGTCTGATATTTCTGTATTTGAAACAGCCAACGAATGAAACCAGACAACTACCAAAAATACTGATAACATGAAAAAGATATCATCCGAAAATACAGAAGTTCCCTGACTGATATTTACAGTTTACATAATTATACACTTGTATTTTGTCCACTTAAAGGCCGACCATGTACTACTCTATCTAAAACTTTGTACATAACAAACTTTGACCAAAGGCTTTGTGTCTGTTTAACTCTTAGGCGTTAATAAGGTCCAAGATGTAAAAAGCTCCAACGTTTCCTTTCCTCTTATCTCCCCCACCTCTCCAGTCAGTTGTCTTATGTGGATGTCGTAAACCTGAGCCGAGTGAGCTCAAGCTTAGCCGATGACAGCAGGTAGACACTCTACATCGAATCCTGTGGGACGAGTACATATACACAAGACTCGTGGATGAATCATCCGTGCAGTACTCAGGACCGGGCAAGATGCAACGCAACAAGAGGCTGCACTAGCTATGCACGTGTTGTTAACTCGTGACTTCGTTACTCCATCTTTGTCTCCGTGTTTTATCAAACTTATTTCTACTTCATCCCCGCACACCATGTCCCAGCGTTGACTCACTTCCTCGGCTGGAATCTTACGAAGGCACAGGATATACAATGAAGCGACCTCGATCATATACTTTCTCATTGTTCCTGATCGTTCAGACACACTCACAATAGCATAAAACGTCTTTTACTGTTAAACAATTATATCGTTTCATCAGGACTGCCCGCACATGGAAACAGGTATACTATATGCCCCGGACACCAAAGCGCCATTGCCATGAAAGCACAACAACACAGAAATTAAGAGGGTAGAAAAGATGGATTGCCAAGGCAGAAATGATAGTCCGTAGCAATTCAACGCCCTCTCAACACTGGCTTCCCATCAACCCCTCTCTGATAGTCCTAACCAAGGAAAACACCGTCTCCCACTAATGATAAAAATACCAGTCAGGATACTCCTTCCCCCTCAACTCCCATCTGTCAATCCATTCCAAGTAATGATGTCGAGTCCGTagttataaagataagaatGCGTCCACCTAACCAATCCAAGTGCATATTAAAACCATTCCTCAAAGGCATGAGTAGCCTGACCAAAGAATGGCTTCACATGAAATGGTAATTTtccatcctcctcttccctcATGTTTGCCCACGTGGGGCTTTTGTGTTAAAAGTAGCAGGCGCTTTTGTGTTTTTTGTAGGTATGAAGTCGTAATTGTAGCTATTAAATCGAATACGAGTAGAAAGCATCGGGATAAGTCAAAGTGGGATAATCAGACATGTCCCAGTTCTACTGTGGATAGTAGACCATGCCAGGTGCTTGTTGGGGATAATAGAAGCCATCAGGGCTAGGTGTAACCATGCCACCCATACCCATCACACTAGGCTGGTAGTTTTGAGGTGCAGAATATGTAGAATAGTTGTTGACCGGCGGCAACTGAGACGCGTCATAGTAGTAAACCATCCCATTGACCTCTTGTGCTACCAGATTGGACCCTGCTCCAGGGGGCGGTCCATTGTTGGGCATGACAGGCTGTTCCGGTTGGTTCTGGGGGGTAAAGCTGCCGGGAGGTCCTGGCTGACCGGGCACGAAAGCAGGTCCCGCATTTGACGGTCCCATGCCAGGATTGTTGTAGTTAGGCGGGTAGTAATAACCCTGCTGAGGCTGCGCCTGATAAGGCTGTTGATTATAGTATGATTGCTGGCCATATGTATTGGGTTGAAAGGGTGCAGCATGAATGGCTCTTTCCGGGATTTGAGAAAGTGGTGTACCAGTGGAGTGGTGAGACGGGTAAGAAGGCTGACGGTTATGTGACTCTTGAGATAGGCCATTAGCCATTTGAATGGGCACTTGTTGGTGGAAAGCTTGCTGATAAGCCTGAGGACCTTGTGTCAAGGTTGGTGACTCAATATCAGCAACCGATATGTTCTTCTGCGGTCGGGGCTGATGCATGGGCAGCGCCGACGTGGGCCGGTTCTCTTGGAAAGTGGGCTTCTGGGGAAGGGCATGTGTCTGAGGGGGCGGCAGGTCGTTTATCGATGCATCTAAGACCGGCGGTCTCTCGGCGGTATAAGCTGGGTCGACTGGGCCGTACGCTGGTCCTTGGGGAGCCATAGGAGGAGCCATTGCGTTCAAGGGCATGTCCATTCGAGGGGCAGGAGGTAATCGAACAACAGGCCGGGCATTCTCGGCCGGAATCGGTGGTCGTGAGATGACAGAACCTGTAGGGGAGAACATATAATCACGTTCCACGATAGAAGATCGCCTGCTCATAGCCACGCTGGGGGAGTAAACACTGCCGTAATAGCTGCCACCAAACACACTTGTTCGTCTCGAGAATCCACCCATGGACCCGAAGCCAGAGCGAGGTTTTCCTCGCATGCGCTGCTGGTTAGGCCGCATTGCCCtggggatgaagatgaaagaTCTATCAGCGGCAGGATAAATATATCGAGGGTTATTGTTGGGGAGCGAGATGCGGACAGGCTTGTCACGACGCAGAGGTGGTCGATGGTCGGGCAGCTTGGTGTACTGTTTTACGGCAAGACGTGGGATAATGACCGGTGCTTTCATGTCCGGGAGTGATACTCGGACCTGGGCATTCCCAATGTGCTTCTCGGTGGAAAGCGTCCGATTAATAGGTGTCGGGTTCGGGTCGCAGGTTGGAATGAATCCATTTCCGTTGGCTGGGCCCTCTTCTTCTACCATGTGACGGGGACGTACTGGCGGTGGTGGCTCTACCACTGTCTCGTGCATGTCGTGTGTCCATGGAGAATTGGTAGTAGGATCTCCAGGTTGATGCAATTGACTGGAAAGGTCAGAACATAGAAGTAGAGAAAGTGACGAATGACGACTTACTTGATGGGAGCAAACGGCCCCCCGATACCACCACGGCCACCTCTACCTCTGCCTCGTCCAAAGGGGCGAAAGCCATTTGCTGCAGGCCCGGCGTGCCGATGATCATGCATAAAAAAGGCACCTCGGTTAGGCACGAATGCCGGATCCtcgtctctcttcttcttgtagtCCTCATGCTCTTGTCGACGTCGGTTCGCGGGGGCGGCGGGAGGTCTGGCGGAGGCCGAGCTAACAACTATGGGAGCAGCGGGGGATCTGCTGGGCGACGGAGCAACAACCTCATCGAAGTGCATCTCTTGAACGGGAGGTGACTCATCCGTAATGGATAATCCGTGTAGCATCATGTCCGTATCCTTCACAGGCTTGCCGTTCTGTCCGGAGCCGGAGCCGGACCCCGACTTGTGGCCATGGCCAGCGTGCTTGATAGCACCATTGGGCTTCCTTCTCGCATTCGGGGATGTGGGTGAGGCCTCATCGATGTTGCTAGTGTCGCTGTCGTCGGCAGGGTCATTGTCGTCAGTTAATGAGCCATCGGTGATTGAGTCGTCATCGTGATCCAGACCCTCCAGACCACCCTCGTCTTCGCCCTCGTCCTCAACACGGCGGCGTTGACCGATAAGCTTTCTACGGCGAGGAGCAGCAGAAGCCATGATTGCGTGGTGGTAAAAGATATGTAGGAAACGACAGACAAAGCTTCGGGGATTCGATGGTTGAGATGCGACGGGGTTTGCGGGTCATACGGCGGCGGAGCCCGGAGAAGGAAAGCCTTTGGAATCGATGAGATGACGAAACGATGTGTGGACAGTTGGAGATCCGATGGGAACCAGAACCGGCCGGCGGTAGAAGATGATAATCAACCAAAAGACAGATAATCAATGGAAATATGTCGCAAAGCCAAAAGTGCAACCAACAAACAGCCGCTAGACGATAAATTCGATCGAAACAAGAGTGGGAGGGGAGGGAGGAGATTCGTTGTCAGCTCTCAGCCCGCGAATAGATGCAGTTggggagaaaaaaaaactgcAGCACTGGACTGGTTGAGGAGCAAGGCGAGGCGAGGCGAGATAGGCGAGGTgggcgaggaggaagaggcggATTGGGGAGgtgaaagaaggagaaggaagaggaagaggaagagaagaagtggGAAATGGAAGGAGAAGCGGGAGCGGAAAGTGGAAGTGGAATCTAGAAGATGGACAAGTGAGTAAGTGGTAGGTATGGATAACCTAAAGGTGGttcggtggtgatggtgtcggTCCTGTTCTCTTTCAAGATGGACAAGATTTGCTACCTGCCCGTGCTAGGTAAGCTTTGCTCTAACTACCTACTGCTCTGGCACTGCTGGGCTGTAAATCGGATCGCCAGAAAACTGCTGGGTCCCTGGTCGATGAGGCCCAGCCCCATGTGCGTTGGACGCTACAGGATGTTACTGAGCTTGGAAGGACTTGAATAGCCAAAGTACCACACAAGCAGATATGTGGTGCGTGGTGACTTGTCAGACCCAAGACCCGTTTCCATCAACCCCACCAACAGCTAGCAGACGAATAACAATAAGAGAGACATTGAGAATTGTCCATCCAACGATGAGATGAGCTTGATTCACATCGATCAGCCCTCAGCCCGGGCCAGGCATAAGACCTTGCTTGAGGTTATCTGAATGCAGCTTCTTCCCATTCCGACCTCCATCTCGACACTTGCTTTAGGTTGCGCTGCGCAACACAACACACCACCCACCTATACATacttacctaccttagtagtaggTACCTTGATTAACTTCACAACACACTTGACTGTTTGTCCCGCTTTATTAACGCGACTGGACGATGGCTCAACGCATTGCGCGACTCACGACACGAACCTAACCTACTGACGCACCACAACAAACACGAATAACGTATGATGACAGTGAACATGCAGACATACATTTCCTTTTAGCCTCTGATAACTCAGTTCAACGCA includes:
- a CDS encoding hypothetical protein (BUSCO:9596at5125), translating into MASAAHASSLDHNITVKVMFEGITRRTKMPLRDMIPGPLESNIRNFLHIPADAEVAFERYSDSAASFVLLELGNIPIYKQLYRAAKAKSKLKIRVTVKEQPKPTVPKPVSVEDEPESSASAPVPVSLDEPPREIVEAAEEASPAPTPAAEAPAPTPASDVTPPETTLPVRINPLSRTYNAADLNGAARYIGERQDFRQEFESRLASLMDRTSMPLSSPSTFNLAKEQQQTCYLPRPSAPSAFPCPILCPTTGTSFAVCCNSCEKNIPNVHYHCSTCDDGDFDLCQSCVEQGITCHGRDHWLIKRSTVDGLLVQSTTETIAPKPKPKSEVKVETIVETKIEPKAQHVPLPKALSEPLPASSALPGIMRTCNCCVQEHPEAEFLHCCVCEDFDLCQSCFAKDSHGHHPKHSFAPAVKGTKMPGHIEVKMSPGRNHMHHAICDGCDQNIFGVRHKCLDCPDWDYCANCIKTVRTSHPGHRFAPIYESLTDVRFRAPAAVHVGICCDGPLCNGRNAYPSYIRGTRYKCAICNDLDFCANCEASPDNKHNKTHPLIQFKTPVRAVSVTSTGETPEGMRMPEMGDRQTISKATETIPPVRSNSINAVRTIVDVKPSEPAPAKVTIKKPEPEIKKEAPPTPSPVPELKGVFVRETIPDGTILPPNHNFQQTWTLRNEGNENWPAGCSVRFVSGDYMGHVDSNHPAGISELMSASESTVCYAPLGPGQEFPFTVLLRTPARPGKVISYWRLTTPSGEKFGHRLWCDVNVRVVKDEPKAKPEPEVKEEDTAPVEETKQEDESQASSQMIFPKLEKESPMASIHEAAVSVPVEEPKESVNIDDEWDCSEEGFMTDEEYDILDASDEEYLEEQKKRLATK
- a CDS encoding hypothetical protein (BUSCO:32720at5125), producing MASAAPRRRKLIGQRRRVEDEGEDEGGLEGLDHDDDSITDGSLTDDNDPADDSDTSNIDEASPTSPNARRKPNGAIKHAGHGHKSGSGSGSGQNGKPVKDTDMMLHGLSITDESPPVQEMHFDEVVAPSPSRSPAAPIVVSSASARPPAAPANRRRQEHEDYKKKRDEDPAFVPNRGAFFMHDHRHAGPAANGFRPFGRGRGRGGRGGIGGPFAPINQLHQPGDPTTNSPWTHDMHETVVEPPPPVRPRHMVEEEGPANGNGFIPTCDPNPTPINRTLSTEKHIGNAQVRVSLPDMKAPVIIPRLAVKQYTKLPDHRPPLRRDKPVRISLPNNNPRYIYPAADRSFIFIPRAMRPNQQRMRGKPRSGFGSMGGFSRRTSVFGGSYYGSVYSPSVAMSRRSSIVERDYMFSPTGSVISRPPIPAENARPVVRLPPAPRMDMPLNAMAPPMAPQGPAYGPVDPAYTAERPPVLDASINDLPPPQTHALPQKPTFQENRPTSALPMHQPRPQKNISVADIESPTLTQGPQAYQQAFHQQVPIQMANGLSQESHNRQPSYPSHHSTGTPLSQIPERAIHAAPFQPNTYGQQSYYNQQPYQAQPQQGYYYPPNYNNPGMGPSNAGPAFVPGQPGPPGSFTPQNQPEQPVMPNNGPPPGAGSNLVAQEVNGMVYYYDASQLPPVNNYSTYSAPQNYQPSVMGMGGMVTPSPDGFYYPQQAPGMVYYPQ